One window from the genome of Myxococcales bacterium encodes:
- a CDS encoding FHA domain-containing protein, with amino-acid sequence MILKYLEPILAPFRELRNRIVGVKTTKGNMVAEAKYVRTLGKAGKQELAEAKQQAGAVHGKVQSARGRAAGMAGKGQTSQGVMIVKGAWFWKKAVCPTCGKGYPPQTSVCSACAAPSKTQAFAVDVAGGGGTTQLLGWVVPLQGPQRGELFALSPKTLVGTDPECDVVLHDKFMSAQHAEIKVEGGAWIVADLGSTNGTYVNDKRVDRQELIDNDFVKFGSSLVKFKTL; translated from the coding sequence CCTGAAGTATCTCGAACCAATATTGGCGCCGTTTCGCGAGTTGCGAAACCGGATTGTCGGGGTCAAGACCACCAAGGGCAACATGGTTGCCGAGGCCAAATACGTGCGCACCCTCGGCAAGGCGGGCAAGCAGGAGCTCGCCGAGGCCAAGCAGCAAGCGGGCGCGGTTCATGGCAAGGTGCAGAGCGCGCGAGGGAGGGCAGCAGGCATGGCAGGCAAAGGACAGACGTCGCAGGGCGTCATGATCGTCAAGGGGGCGTGGTTTTGGAAGAAGGCGGTCTGCCCGACCTGCGGCAAGGGGTATCCGCCGCAGACCTCGGTGTGCAGCGCATGCGCGGCGCCGAGCAAGACCCAGGCGTTTGCGGTCGACGTTGCCGGCGGTGGCGGCACGACCCAATTGCTCGGATGGGTGGTCCCGCTGCAGGGGCCGCAACGCGGCGAGCTGTTCGCGCTGTCTCCTAAAACCTTGGTCGGTACGGATCCTGAGTGCGACGTCGTTTTGCATGACAAGTTCATGTCGGCGCAGCACGCCGAGATAAAGGTCGAGGGCGGGGCGTGGATCGTCGCTGACCTCGGATCGACCAATGGCACCTATGTCAATGATAAGCGCGTTGACCGCCAAGAGTTGATTGATAACGATTTTGTCAAGTTTGGTTCCTCCTTGGTAAAGTTCAAGACGTTATGA
- a CDS encoding FHA domain-containing protein, whose amino-acid sequence MSTRVVFRDSRGREGVLEVTPDQVVTIGRGLDCSIRTDDGMVSRLHAVIKFEATGWFIDDKGSANGTTVNQVKVAKQALHHRDIIQCGSLALRFLDEPEAPVAGARQPRVSASPVPGGVPPPPPAPPAPPVAALAAIAAPSVPPGRPKRATAQQVGGESVPPPMREASLPFGGPPPRLSGRIPSIVVEDGYERSAPVDLEATAAPPSPALGDILGKPSSTREALQDKYDREVADAKRLRAEIATLRERADDLRLQLADRDERLRAEQHVAEELRSDADQAKAAAAAAGKSEQMIKETLDAHERAAKRALEDLAAARSEIDGMRAQLGEARRAKDEGYNEVNEQVREIERLRAVIGEQERMLEERRIALVTLESTLQEQRADKDKQLAAFSKQRAELAAAAEHVNASAEQIERLTQENAKLSQLAAELSRKNASSGNDDSGYGEIVARLSEELRGLRMSHSTMEQAHGALMRELDAATTQVNEARREQLAWQEVRQQLEQQLIAANGQAQVLEQEMLMARAATAGAASDEIEALRQKVRDALARADAAEAKLGDAFGEDASPTGVFGTPANMAMVARVMEAIEAVNDALSELRNQARVVAMELGDGGDAAVASESATAMIETVETVKGALRDLRQSVEEAP is encoded by the coding sequence ATGAGCACGCGCGTCGTATTCCGTGATAGCCGCGGCAGAGAAGGGGTTCTAGAGGTTACGCCCGATCAGGTGGTCACGATAGGTCGCGGCCTTGACTGCTCGATTCGCACCGATGATGGCATGGTGTCTCGGCTCCATGCGGTGATCAAGTTCGAGGCCACGGGTTGGTTCATCGACGACAAGGGCAGCGCCAACGGCACGACGGTGAACCAGGTAAAGGTTGCCAAGCAAGCGCTGCACCACCGCGACATCATCCAATGCGGTTCACTCGCCTTGCGCTTTCTCGACGAACCCGAGGCCCCCGTCGCGGGCGCGCGGCAGCCGAGGGTTTCCGCGTCGCCCGTCCCTGGAGGCGTGCCACCGCCGCCGCCTGCGCCGCCCGCGCCACCCGTCGCGGCATTGGCTGCGATTGCCGCGCCGTCGGTGCCCCCCGGTCGGCCCAAACGCGCCACGGCGCAGCAGGTGGGCGGCGAGTCGGTGCCGCCACCCATGCGTGAAGCCTCGCTTCCCTTTGGGGGCCCGCCGCCACGGCTTTCGGGGCGCATCCCTTCCATTGTGGTCGAGGATGGCTATGAACGCTCGGCGCCGGTGGATCTTGAAGCCACGGCCGCGCCACCATCGCCCGCCCTTGGAGATATTTTAGGCAAACCATCCTCGACGCGCGAGGCCTTACAAGACAAGTATGATCGCGAGGTCGCCGACGCCAAGCGCCTCCGCGCCGAGATCGCGACGTTGCGCGAGCGCGCCGACGACCTGCGGCTCCAACTGGCGGATCGCGACGAGCGCTTGCGCGCGGAGCAGCACGTCGCCGAAGAGCTGCGCAGCGACGCTGACCAGGCCAAGGCCGCGGCCGCGGCCGCGGGCAAGAGCGAGCAAATGATCAAGGAAACGCTCGACGCGCATGAGCGCGCGGCCAAGCGGGCCTTAGAAGACCTCGCCGCCGCGCGCAGCGAAATCGATGGCATGCGGGCGCAGCTGGGCGAGGCGAGGCGTGCCAAGGATGAGGGCTACAACGAAGTCAACGAACAAGTCCGCGAGATCGAGCGCCTGCGCGCGGTGATCGGCGAGCAAGAGCGCATGCTCGAAGAGCGGCGCATCGCGCTCGTTACCCTCGAAAGCACGCTGCAAGAGCAGCGCGCCGATAAGGACAAGCAGCTCGCAGCGTTCTCCAAGCAACGCGCCGAGCTCGCGGCGGCCGCGGAACACGTAAATGCTTCGGCCGAGCAGATCGAGCGCCTTACCCAAGAAAATGCCAAGCTCTCGCAGTTGGCCGCCGAGCTGTCGCGCAAGAACGCGAGCAGCGGCAACGATGACAGCGGCTATGGCGAAATCGTCGCCCGGCTGAGCGAAGAGCTGCGCGGCCTGCGCATGTCACATAGCACCATGGAACAGGCGCACGGCGCCTTGATGCGCGAACTCGACGCCGCGACGACGCAGGTCAACGAGGCGCGCCGCGAGCAGCTCGCGTGGCAGGAGGTAAGGCAGCAGCTCGAGCAACAGCTCATCGCCGCCAATGGCCAGGCGCAAGTACTCGAGCAAGAAATGCTCATGGCGCGGGCAGCCACCGCGGGGGCCGCGAGCGACGAAATCGAGGCGCTGCGGCAAAAAGTGCGCGACGCGCTCGCGCGCGCTGACGCGGCTGAGGCCAAGCTTGGCGACGCCTTTGGCGAGGACGCGTCGCCGACCGGCGTCTTTGGCACCCCAGCCAACATGGCCATGGTGGCGCGCGTCATGGAGGCAATCGAGGCCGTCAACGATGCCCTTAGCGAGCTGCGCAACCAAGCGCGCGTGGTGGCGATGGAGCTCGGCGACGGCGGCGACGCGGCGGTTGCATCGGAGTCGGCGACGGCGATGATCGAAACCGTCGAGACGGTGAAGGGTGCGCTGCGCGATCTGCGGCAGAGCGTCGAGGAGGCCCCGTGA
- a CDS encoding FHA domain-containing protein, with translation MNAARFLSICLGLGLLLAARNTVAAPQVRLKLQMPDEMLDAKADTTPVITATVIGLLPGVVSEKVALVQTDLAKPVTLPAQVVKKYVEGSETLALIVLIQGQEIRMGNESYAETEEDKYAGVLAKLPQAFEALGGIAPKGSVGGIVVYGQGAELKLPLGDIAGLTADKLGSQRDYQGKTSRDFVAGVQEAVSVLMNASASRRVLLVIGDGADTNPETARAQLAELRKKAEGSRIELIAVHFANEGLEGDPALLRVLTPNVKRVAAMDGLATAVRNAADDIGARFYVTFSAYDAKTKRGLVFDGLEHEFMLRLDQEELEAGGLTLPAWSFDKKRPFRWWLWAGIGGGALVVFLLLLALLRRGRAPAPIAVAAPVADSGGAMKTVMIGAGGDESGYPIVGWLVPLNGAHQYQSFRLESGLTKLGTGPDSHIGLGDTYMSTEHCKIHCSPTGFILQDDSSTNGTFVNDQRVARHELVDNDVITVGRTRLKFKSIN, from the coding sequence ATGAACGCGGCGCGCTTTTTATCAATTTGTCTTGGCCTTGGGCTGCTGCTCGCGGCGCGCAACACCGTGGCCGCGCCGCAGGTGCGGCTAAAGCTGCAGATGCCCGACGAAATGCTCGACGCCAAGGCGGATACCACGCCGGTCATTACCGCGACGGTGATCGGGCTGCTCCCAGGCGTGGTCTCCGAGAAGGTAGCGTTGGTTCAGACGGACCTTGCCAAGCCGGTCACGCTGCCGGCCCAAGTTGTAAAAAAATATGTCGAAGGCAGCGAGACCCTTGCGCTCATTGTCCTCATCCAGGGCCAGGAGATCCGGATGGGGAACGAAAGCTACGCCGAGACCGAGGAAGATAAGTACGCCGGCGTCTTGGCCAAGCTGCCCCAGGCCTTTGAAGCCCTCGGCGGCATCGCGCCCAAAGGCTCGGTCGGGGGCATCGTGGTTTATGGCCAGGGTGCGGAGCTAAAGCTCCCCTTGGGCGACATCGCGGGGCTGACCGCCGACAAGCTCGGTAGCCAACGCGACTACCAGGGCAAGACGAGCCGCGATTTTGTCGCCGGCGTGCAAGAGGCGGTCTCGGTCTTGATGAATGCGAGCGCCAGTCGCCGCGTGCTCTTGGTGATTGGCGATGGCGCCGATACCAACCCCGAGACGGCCCGCGCCCAGCTCGCCGAGTTGCGCAAAAAAGCCGAAGGCTCACGCATTGAGCTGATCGCCGTGCACTTTGCCAATGAGGGCCTCGAGGGCGATCCGGCGCTGCTGCGCGTGCTCACCCCCAACGTCAAACGCGTCGCGGCCATGGATGGCCTGGCGACCGCGGTGCGCAATGCGGCCGACGACATCGGCGCGCGATTCTATGTCACCTTCTCCGCCTACGACGCCAAGACCAAGCGCGGCCTCGTGTTCGACGGGCTGGAGCACGAGTTCATGCTGCGGCTCGATCAAGAAGAGCTCGAGGCAGGCGGGCTGACCTTGCCGGCTTGGTCGTTTGACAAAAAGCGCCCCTTTCGCTGGTGGTTGTGGGCGGGCATTGGTGGCGGCGCGTTAGTGGTGTTCTTGCTGCTGCTCGCCTTGCTGCGGCGTGGACGCGCGCCGGCGCCGATTGCGGTCGCCGCACCGGTGGCCGACAGCGGCGGCGCCATGAAGACGGTTATGATTGGCGCAGGCGGCGATGAGTCTGGCTATCCCATCGTCGGCTGGCTGGTGCCGCTTAATGGAGCGCATCAATATCAGTCGTTTCGTTTGGAGTCGGGGCTGACCAAGCTTGGCACCGGGCCGGACAGTCACATCGGCTTGGGCGACACCTACATGAGCACCGAGCATTGCAAGATCCATTGCTCACCGACGGGCTTCATCTTGCAAGACGACAGCTCGACCAACGGAACCTTCGTCAATGATCAGCGCGTGGCGCGCCACGAATTGGTCGACAATGACGTGATCACGGTTGGCCGCACGCGCCTCAAATTCAAGTCGATCAACTAG